A stretch of DNA from Gimesia chilikensis:
TCGATGATGATCTGACTGTCGATCAGGCCGCAAAGCGTGCCGATCTTGGTGGCAAGGACGGTTACGCCCGTGCCAAGAAGGTTGTCGAAAAGGGCATCCCAGAACTCGTGAATGCAATGGACAGCAATAAACTGTCTATTGTTGCGGCATCCGAGTTATCAAAGTGTGAACCTGATGAGCAAAAGTCGGTGCTCAAAAAAGGAGCCGAACATGCCAAGTGGTACGCAAACCGGATTCGAAAGCAGAAAAACGATGTTTCCACTCCCGAATACGAAACACCGCAATGGCTGTTTGACCATCTCGATCAGGAATTCCATTTCACATTGGACGCTGCTGCTTTACCAGAAAACGCCAAATGCGAAACATTCTTCACGCCCGAATCGGATGGACTGAAACAAAGCTGGGCTGGGCAAACAGTTTGGTGCAACCCTCCTTTCAGCAAACACGAAATTGGAGATTGGGTCAAAAAGGCTTACAACGAAAGTAAGAATGGCGCAACGACTGTAATGCTTCTTCCGAGTGCTTACAAGGACTACCGATGGTGGAAAAATTGCTGCGTTCACGGAAATATTCGGTTTCTCCACGACTACGTTCGATTCCGTCGCCACGGTGAAAAGACGACGGCGTATCTCGATGTTACGGTCGTCATTTTTGGGCCAGACATTATTCCGGGATCAGCAGGGGCTCCGATCATCAAGGCAAATGTCGAGGCTGCATCGACAACTCCATCAACAGTGGCGTAATCGTTTGCTGCAGGTTTTCTTCTCTTTTGACATAATGGAGATCCTTGAAAAATAGTCCCTGATGAAATTCATCAGGGGCTATTACACAAACAGGACCAGCGCCAACGTATTTTCAAAACTAATTCTATTTGGCGACCATCTGTGAATCAAGATATTCAACTTCGATATAATCGCCTGTCAGTTTTTTCTTTGTACTCTGAAAATGAATCCAATCTCCTTTGATTGTCGCTGGTCCTTCATACCTTTTAACTCGATATCTGCTACTGGTGATCCAAACACGGTATTTCAGTTTAACATTTCGAGCTTCAGTTTTGACCTCTTCTTTTTTCGGTTTTTTTGCTACAGCCATCTGTTGCAAAGCTTCTGATAGGTTTTCATCAAATTCTTTGATGACCGCATTCACATCATAATAATCAATTTCTCTAGCGAATTTTGATGAATGGTGCCATTCGCCAAAATCACCATGTTCTTTCAAAAGTAATTCACAGCCATACAAAGTAGATTTAATATCCATTCCTTTCAGTTCGTCTCGCAAATGTTTTTTCGCATAGGTCATCGGATAACGTCCATTGGATTCTGCCAATATTGCCCGATCAGATTTGATTAAAACGCCATAATTATTCATATTATCAACTCAAAACAAAACATAAATTTTGTAAACACAAAAATTGCTTTGAGGATGCAGGGCGGAGGACGAGCAGAGTAAGCGTCCAAAATGCGCATGGCTATCTCTCACATTAAAGGTGAGAGATAGCCAAGGTGGGAGGCATTTCAAGAATGAAATTATGAACCTTTCCCGATAGGGGCTATCTCAGAAATTCATTAAAGCGTTGCCTTATTGAACTTGCCGTTTTCTCGGAAGTAAAGTTGAGACAAAAGAAAACAGCAGTTCCTCTTTCATTCATTGATACACAAGAGATAAAAAGTTGGGGAAGCACCAATAAGGAACTTCCCCAATAGGTATTAAGTCCATTCTCGTTCAGCAGCCATTTCTTGTTCTCGGACAAATCCCTCACGCAAAGCGTCAATCAAATCGTCTACATTTTCAAATGGGTCATCATCATCATTGTAACATCCACTATGCCACTCATAGATCACCTCATCACTTCCATCTGCCGCTATTGATGGTGAGCCGCAAAATGGAAAATGTGACAGATGCCCATCTTCATGGCGATATATTGCAACTGAATTTGCAACATACATATCATCATTAAGATAGAGACGTAATGTGTCAAAAATAAATTCTTCTTCTTCTTTTGTGATTCTCGTCATTTTTAGTTTCCTTTTTTATTTGAAATGATTCCCCCGATGATGTCATCGGGGGAATCAAAGTGAATTACGCTATTTGTTTTTCTGCCATCTCAACTTTTGTGCCATGAATCGAGAATTCAAAGGTTTCCGCTTTGTCAAAAATCTTGCCTGCATAAAGCATAAATGAACTGAATGAATCCATCATTACAGATAGCTCGCACTTGCTTGACTGCTCATATTTCACCTTCAGTTCATCAAACACTCCAATCACTGACATGAGATTTGCCGCATCGACAACAATTGAAGCCTCAAATACTTTGCGTATTTTGTTAGTTTTTTTGGCAGGAGCAGGAGCATTCACAGGAATCACTTTCAACTTTGCCTCTTTGACATCATCTTTGGTTGGCTCATCATGATTGTTTTTCTTTGCAATTTTTGATGATTCCTCGACTATCTCTTTCACCTTCTCAGGTGCATTTTTTGCCACAGATGACAATGCAGTTGTTGCATTGTTCGAAAGAGGGGCTGCTAATCGATCAGCCAGATGATTGACCTCGTACCAATTGCAAAAATCATAAGCCCATTGCCGTGTTTTTGAAAAACGCTCTTTTACATAAGATTCAAAGGTCTTATGTGTGGCTCGGTAAAGCTTTTCTTTTTTGATCATCATCAGTGCTTTGCCAGCTTCTAATGCTTGATCAATCCAGTTATCAACGATGGCTTCAAGACGATCTTTTTTGTCAGCTTCTCTTTTTGTCAGTTTTGTTTCAGACATGATTTATTTCCTCAATACAAAAATTGTAATTATGTAAAGTACAAAGATTGATTGAAGAAATTAGGGGGGACGAGTGCGCATAGATGACTACCTCTCACAGCTTATGCAAATCATTGCATGGTTTGTGCTATACAGTCCAGATAGCACTGGTGAGAAATAGCCAAGTGGGGAGTCGCTTCAATGAAGCTTTTTTAAAGTCCCGGTAGGGGCTACATCGTTAAGAATTACGCCCTATTATACGTGAGATTATGCGAAATGTAAAGTAAATACAAGCAAGATGAAATGTAAGGAGGTCTTTACATTTTGTGTCTTTGCTGTAAAGCAAAACCAAAAAAAGCAGGAGAAATATCGGCATCGATTTTCTCCTGCTTTTGTGAATACGAACATCGTAACGCTATTTGATTAATTGGTGTCAGTCTTTTGATTCTTCTGTCAAATATCCTGTTTCAGATTCACTCATATCAAACCTTATGATTATCTGATTTAAAGCGCAATTCCTTTAATTTATGGACACAAAATTTGCACTGTTATTAAGCACAAATAGCAAATCTTTGTTGTACAGCAAAGATTTATTTTTTGGCGTTATTAAGTGTGCTTTTTAGCTGCTTTTAGCTGTTTATTTTCTTTGTTGTAAAGCAAAGAAAAAACCATTTTGGGAAGAGCAGAAGCAAGAGGTGAGATGGAGAAATAAATTTTCAAAATTGAGGCAGATCCACTATTATACATTATGAGTTTAACACTAAAAATAAGGTAATAAAAATGGGGGAGCCCCTGATAAGAACTCCCCCAAAAATATAAAATAGTGATAATGTATTATAGTGCATCAATAACAAAAACTGAATATCAATTTGAAAAGAAACGCACTGAATCTCAAGTCACAGAAGACTTCCAAAGGTTTTTCTATGCTGGCTGTGGTCATAAGTTTTTAGGCTATGATTTCTCTTCTGAAATCTCCGATTCTGGACGTGCAAAAATCCCCGGTCCTAGATATTGGGATGTTCCTCAAAAAGAAAAACACAAATGGTCTCCTGTAAGAGATCACCTTGCTGGCAGACATAGAGGTATCGTCAGAGGAACTAATGAAACACATCTACCATGTGTCACAGACGATCTTGATAGGCACGATGGCACAATCAAGGCGACAAAGCACATCAAAGCAGTGCTTGATTCTTATAAGCTTCTCACCACTGAATTCAATGAATTGATGTGGTTGGCTGAAGTGAATCCCAGAAATGGCAGCACCAAGTTCTTTGGTTTTCATCGCCAAAAGAAACCTCTTAAAGTTTCAGAAGCAAACGAAATTGGAAAGAGGTTAAACGAGCGACAGAAAGCCAGTTCAATTGGTGCAAGAGAAGTCTTCCCAGATAATAGCCCACAAGTCTTTTTACCAATGAGACTCGATAAAATTACAATTGTTGATACTGGCATATTGGAAAAGACAAAACGCTATAGGCTTGATAGGTTGCCGGGAACAAATGAAAAGCAAAGAACATATATTGATTCTTACAGTTTGTGGGCTTTCTATGCGTGGTTACAACGTGGAGAACATTGTGATGTGCATACTTTAGAAGTTGAGCTAAAGAAAGCTTGTGCAAACACACCAGATAAGGAAATGCTATGTCAGAAAAACCAAAAAGAAACGCTCCCTGCATCTGTGGAAGCGGAAAGAAATATAAAAAGTGCTGCTTGCCCCACATTGGCAATAGAAGAAAAGACCTCTTGTCAATCGTCAATGACACAGAATACTGGCAAGGACTCTCAAAGCGACTCATTCAACGAATCAACGAAACAGACGAATCATCACCAGTGGAATTCGACCTCGACAACGAAGAAGACCTCTTGTCAGTTTGCTTGCTTGATCG
This window harbors:
- a CDS encoding DNA N-6-adenine-methyltransferase, with translation MKNQIIEVKISDIKIGHRHRKDMGDVEDFALSIKENGLLQPIGITPKNELVFGERRLRAYRDVMRSETIPARIIDVPSILHCQFAENTMRKDFTVSERVAIVDALRSYKHGGDRRSKQIRNIDDDLTVDQAAKRADLGGKDGYARAKKVVEKGIPELVNAMDSNKLSIVAASELSKCEPDEQKSVLKKGAEHAKWYANRIRKQKNDVSTPEYETPQWLFDHLDQEFHFTLDAAALPENAKCETFFTPESDGLKQSWAGQTVWCNPPFSKHEIGDWVKKAYNESKNGATTVMLLPSAYKDYRWWKNCCVHGNIRFLHDYVRFRRHGEKTTAYLDVTVVIFGPDIIPGSAGAPIIKANVEAASTTPSTVA
- a CDS encoding SEC-C metal-binding domain-containing protein codes for the protein MSEKPKRNAPCICGSGKKYKKCCLPHIGNRRKDLLSIVNDTEYWQGLSKRLIQRINETDESSPVEFDLDNEEDLLSVCLLDRWGITKD